Within the Meriones unguiculatus strain TT.TT164.6M chromosome 2, Bangor_MerUng_6.1, whole genome shotgun sequence genome, the region AACTCTGCTCTGATGCTTTCTCTGCTACCTCTGCCTCAATGGTCTCTGAACCTTGGGCACAGAGAGCATGGTACAGATGTTCCATTTTGGgctaagtgctctgcagtcatagTTCTCTGCCTGGACCAGTTGTGAATCTCTGATTCAATCACCCTAGGAAGGAGTAAGAAATGATGACGAGTTTTgtcatctttatttttgtttattatggCTGTAGACTTCAAAACATCGTTCTCCCTCCTGCTTAGCATGACAAGAAGTCCCAGCCAGTCTGCACCAAATGTGTTGATCTCTTTGTCTCTGCTGTTTTACTAACAGTGTTCGTATTGGCTTCCATTCACTGTGCTCACTGTGCTAGAAGCCAAGTACCACTTACATTATACACATTCTGTGAAGCCCATAATGCTGTAATCACTGTATAGCCAGTAAGTCAGAACTGCAGAGAGACATACAGCTAGCGAGTGATGAAGCCACAACTGAAAGCATGACTGACCGCAGAGCCCCTGTCCCTGACCTCTCTGCCACACTTGCAGGGATTGTCCAGTGTCTGCCCACCGTTCTGCTAAAGTTCCCTCCTCTGTAGTGGTCACTGCCACACGTcatccctcccccctcccttgcTTCAGTGCTTAGCaacactctctctctcagaagAGCACTGCTTGATGACAGCGACAAATGCAGTTCTCTGTCCTCAAGGTTGTCAGTAAAAGGTCTAGATCTTCTATAACTTTCATCTCCTGAAACACCCCTTCTGCAGAGTAGATATTCAATAAGTATTGGACAAATGTGTGAATAATCAAAGTTCCAGCTCCTTTAAAGAAAGCATCCTAGAAGCCAGAGATGGTGGCGAGTGTCTCTAGGGCTAGTactcaggaagtggagacaggaatcAGAAATGTAAGGCCAGCCTTGGCCATATGGTGAGTTCAGGAATACCTTGGACTAAAAGAGGCtttctttcaaaaaacaaaaggaagagagggagaggagagactaAATAACACTGAACAAATGTGCTGTCAGGCACTTGCTAGAGGATTTGTATAGAATAACCTGTTATGTTCTCACAGTCCAATGGAATAGATATTATAGTCATTTGGCAGCTAGGAAAATATAGCATCACATGAGGGGAGTATCTCTCATCCAAGGTCATTAAACATGCCTAAAATGCGATTTCCCTTAATCCCAGTTCGGCTTGGGATCCACATCAGTACATCCAAGAGTGACCTTGCTAAGCGATTACTTCAGAGATGTCCACTTGCTGTCCAGCATTTCTTTGCCCCTCAGGTGCCCGTGCTGCAGCTCCATGCTGTCAGTCACTGAGCTGCTGCAGCCTGTTGTGAAAACCGATTCTCCATCTCACCTGTGCTCCGCCCTTGATTATATTCTTGCAAATATTAGCAATGCCAAGGATGAGAGAATGAAGTTCTTCCCCACGCTCTGCAGTGAGATGCTGTTGGCCTTGGCAGTGACGGAGGCGAAGGAGTACCTGTGGCTCAGCTTACACGTAGCAGGCCAGCTTGTGGTACTCACACCCAGAGTGCACCAAACGTGAGAGAGAAGCGCTGGGCGAGCTAACAGGCTCACTTTGTCCTTGCAGGTGGCTTCATCAGTTTCAACGGCTCCTGGAGGGTCCAGGGGATCCTAGCCATGTCTCGATCCCTAGGAGACTATCCACTGAAAAATCTCAACGTGGTCATCCCAGACCCAGACATCTTGACCTTTGACCTGGACAAGCTGCAGCCTGAGTTCATGATCTTGGCTTCAGACGGCCTGTGGGATGCTTTCAGCAATGAAGAGGCGGTTCGGTTCATCAAGGAGCGCTTGGATGAACCGCACTTTGGGGCCAAAAGCATCGTTCTGCAGTCCTTCTACAGAGGCTGCCCTGACAATATTACAGTCATGGTGGTGAAGTTCAGGAATAGTAGCAAGACAGAAGAGCAGTGAGCCCTGCAGGGTCTCTGCTGCCCCAGACTAAAGGACTCTCTACACACTGTTCTCTTAACGTAGTAAAAAGGGGTGGGGAATTATAATTAGGATCCTGCGTCCCGACCCAGAACCCCCCTCCCTGGCAGTCTTGAACCCCTTCTGAGTTGTGAGCGCTGAGGGTCCCGTGGCTGCCGTTGCTGAGAGGCTGCAGAGAGTGTGTGTTCCCCAGCCCTTCTGCCAGTGTTTGAAATGTGTGCATAGGGGGTCATAGATCCCACCTAAGAGGCAGAGGGAAGACGGGCCATGTATTCTCCTTCTTAATGTTCTTTTGGTGATCTCTTCTGTGGTCTTTCAGGCACCTGCCCTGGTGCCCTCTGTGCAGCTGTGGGCGGGGCAGCCCAGTTACTACTGCAGGCATCCCCAGATGATGTGCTGGCTGAGCCCTCCCTCCGCCTGGCAGCCGCAGCTGTTTCCTAGGAAATGCTTTCCATTCTGAGCTTGTGTTCAGTACTCCAGCAGCCTGGAAGGAGACAGGCAGCCCTTTCTTATCCGTTGTCTGCTCTCCGAGACTGAAGGATGGAAAGCCAGACCTCGCCCCCTTCTGTTTACTCCCTTCATTAATTTAACAGAGTCAGAACACAGTTAGGCAGCCCTAAcgcctctccttgtggagcgcaACTCTACCATTTTGCTCACACCTCACCTCAGAGGCAGCCGCTGACTTCACCACAAGACCCAAGTTTTTGTCTCACCTTCCCAAGCACCCACAGAAATTGAATGGAGCGGGGCACTTCGCAGTGCTGTGTGACCCTCCGTCTTCAATGAGGAATATGGCTTCTGAGAGAAATCAGGAGCTAGGGATCACCTGCTTACACTGACCAGCTGCTGGCTTCTGCAAAGCCCTTCCCAAGCCTGTCTTAGTAGCTTTCACGTCTTTCAAGCAGTGTTGGGAGAGACAGCAGCCTAGAGTCACCCAGCCACCGTAGGTTGGTATTTGATGGCAAATGACTGGGACATGCTTCCTGGCAAGAGGAAGGCCTTTCATCTTTGGTTGCAAATCTCTGTCCAGACCCAgtatccctcccttccccccccccaacccccgggCAACCTCAAACTGACTGCTGACGCCTGCAGGGAAAACAGCAGACGGGCTGTTGGGGGCCTGTGTGCACTGCCAGAGCTGGTGGGGAATTCAAGCAACGCAGAGTTATTTGGGGGCCTGGATTGCTGCTCTCCCCTTCCAAACACCAAAGTCGTGGGGTTTTTACCCGCCCCCCAGGCTCTGTACTTCACAAGTTAATTTATAGAACATATTTGGTTGTCCTTTTTGACTGAACCCACCCCAAACAGCTAAGATTTTCACTGCAGAGCCCGCCTTGTTTTGTCCTGTCAGTGGGTGTTTGTCAGCATGGCCTCTCAAGGCCCACTCGCTAGCCATCCCTACCCCATTGCCCAGCCCTCTGTCCTTCACTGTGTACCTTGCCCAAAGCCCAGGGCAATGAAAGATTGGAGAATGAAAGATTAATGGGGCTCCAAGGACTAAACCTGTCTCGACTCCTCCAGGAACTTGCGTTTCTTTGACTGCATCAAGATTTAATAATGGCTTCCCAGGAAGCCATCTTCCTTTTGTATCCTGTGTTTTCAGCATTGGGGTTAGGGTTTCCGTTACTGCTTCTCAGAATGCTGCAGTATGACAGTGCACTCTTTCTTGTTATACCGAAGCATTGGCGTGCGGAGAGGCGTGGATGCACGGATGTTGTTAAGCGTCAAGTGGAAGGGAAAGGAGCCGGTTCAGTCAGTGATGCTTGTTGGTCTGGGTGTTCTTGCTCTAGAAGTCCACGCAGCCCTTATTCTAACCGAAGGTCCTGACTTCAGAGCCCACGTGGTCAACTTCTCTTCTTTTGTATTTGCTTAATGCAAAAGTGTATaacaagaggaaagaaataatttgagaaacatttttattgtgaaagaaaacaaaaacaaaaaacaactgttttggtgaagaagaaaggaaagctaACCAAATTAGTCCATTGGTAGCCCTTGAACAAGCAAGGTTTCTTAACCAGCACTGCTGATTGCACTAGCTACAAAACCTTCTAACTGAGGTTTATGGGTAACTTGTAAATTTTGCTTTGGAAAAGTAACTTATTATTTCTAACTATAACCAAatagaatatacatatatataatatgtatttatatatatatatatatgtatatcatactCCTTTCTTGCCTCTTACCTGCCCCGCCCCCATGGCTCGCAgaccttttttaaaagatagaaatTCTAGGCAAAATGGTAGCGGTTTGATGAGTAGTTACATATAAAACCCTTGCCCTTCTCCTTGTCCTCCTGGAATGCTCCCTTCCTGGCCTATGCCCAGCTGTGGGAGTCTGCAGTTAGGCGTGGCTGGGCACTCTGCCCCCCGCCCCCCTTCTCAGGCAGCTCAGAAAGGGTGAGTCTAGCTGCAGGAGAGATGGATTTGAGAGAGTGCGTGGAAGGCTTCCATAAACAGCACTGCCAAAGCGTTGGGATCATCCCCAAGGCTGCCGAGACTCCCTACCTAGCCTGAGTTCTAATTGCCAACAGTCCCCACAGTGCCAAATTTTGGGAGGGTTTTACAGTGTTTTAGAAGTAAAGCCGATGCCAGCCCCGGGTCCCTGTTAACCacttctcagctgctgctcccctGGTAATTTGTACTCTTCAGGTGAGATAGGGGTGGGAGGGCAGGGAAAGGGATTTTTAAGAATTCGCTGCATTCGCAGTTATTGAATCATAAAAACAAACTATACTAACCTAGAACAATCCAAAGCTAGTTCCCCAAGACCTGTACTTTTTAATGTGGCCTCCTTGCCCAGGCCAACCTGGATCGCTGTTCTACAGTGTGAGCGTATGCACACATTCTTGTTGGCCAGCGGCACATTCTGTTCCTTGCTCTGAACTGAAGGGACTGGCCTCTTGAGTCTGGTATATGTCAAGAACATGACCAAGAGAAGGTTCTAGTGTAGAGTTCTACACGCTTGGTAACTTCAGCTACCTTCTGTCATGCAAGTGTAGTGATCTGGACATCGTGGACAAATACAGCAATTGCACGCAATTAATCCTCTCTCAAGTGGCTCCAGGGAACTGGATGCTCTGTTGGCTTGTGTATCTGGAAATGCATGAGGGATTCACGAAAGGAGTGACCTCTTTCCCTTTGTCAGATACACTTTGATTTTcctgcttgttttgtttcttcacctcctcctcttcttcctgactCCAGAGATGTTTTTTCCTCCCTTGACACGTTATTACACAGATCTTCCTGGAATAGTCACCCAAAATTGCCTTAGTCTGTTCCCCCCGCACTCCTGGTTCTGCTCTGGAAAAGACGCCAGTCAGA harbors:
- the Ppm1l gene encoding protein phosphatase 1L isoform X2, producing MLEKLTVSYDEAGTTCLIALLSDKDLTVANVGDSRGVLCDKDGNAIPLSHDHKPYQLKERKRIKRAGGFISFNGSWRVQGILAMSRSLGDYPLKNLNVVIPDPDILTFDLDKLQPEFMILASDGLWDAFSNEEAVRFIKERLDEPHFGAKSIVLQSFYRGCPDNITVMVVKFRNSSKTEEQ